Proteins encoded together in one Entelurus aequoreus isolate RoL-2023_Sb linkage group LG20, RoL_Eaeq_v1.1, whole genome shotgun sequence window:
- the LOC133635653 gene encoding 26S proteasome regulatory subunit 6B — protein sequence MEDIIAVEKSPDEMPAVLNSRPQTGLSFLAPEPEDIEDLYSRYKKLQQELEFLEVQEEYIKDEQKNLKKEFLHAQEEVKRIQSIPLVIGQFLEAVDQNTAIVGSTTGSNYYVRILSTIDRELLKPNASVALHKHSNALVDVLPPEADSSIMMLTSDQKPDVMYADIGGMDIQKQEVREAVELPLTHFELYKQIGIDPPRGVLMYGPPGCGKTMLAKAVAHHTTAAFIRVVGSEFVQKYLGEGPRMVRDVFRLAKENAPAIIFIDEIDAIATKRFDAQTGADREVQRILLELLNQMDGFDQNVNVKVIMATNRADTLDPALLRPGRLDRKIEFPLPDRRQKRLIFSTITSKMNLSEEVDLEDYVARPDKISGADINSICQEAGMLAVRENRYIVLAKDFEKAYKTVIKKDEQEHEFYK from the exons ATGGAGGATATCATCGCTGTAGAAAAGAGCCCG GACGAGATGCCGGCAGTTTTGAACTCCAGACCGCAGACCGGTCTGTCCTTTTTGGCACCAGAACCAGAAGATATTGAGGACCTGTACAGCAGATACAAG AAGCTGCAGCAGGAGCTGGAGTTTCTGGAGGTGCAGGAGGAATACATTAAAGATGAGCAGAAGAACCTGAAGAAAGAGTTCCTCCACGCACAGGAGGAAGTGAAGAGGATACAGAGCATCCCGCTCGTCATTGGCCAGTTCCTGGAAGCCGTGGACCAGAACACTGCCATTGTTGGCTCCACCACAG GGTCCAACTACTACGTGCGCATCCTGAGCACCATCGACCGAGAGCTCCTCAAGCCCAATGCCTCCGTGGCCCTGCACAAGCACAGCAACGCCCTCGTCGACGTGCTGCCCCCCGAAGCCGACAGCAGCATCATGATGCTGACGTCAG ATCAAAAACCCGATGTAATGTACGCTGACATCGGCGGCATGGACATTCAGAAGCAGGAGGTCAGGGAAGCCGTGGAGCTACCACTCACGCATTTTGAACTCTACAAGCAG ATTGGCATTGACCCACCCAGGGGAGTCCTCATGTATGGACCTCCAGGTTGTGGGAAGACCATGTTGGCCAAAGCTGTGGCTCACCACACCACAG CGGCCTTCATCCGTGTGGTGGGCTCTGAGTTTGTGCAGAAGTACTTGGGTGAAGGTCCTCGCATGGTGCGCGACGTCTTCCGCCTGGCCAAAGAAAACGCCCCCGCCATTATCTTCATCGATGAGATTGACGCCATCGCCACAAAGCGATTTGACGCGCAGACCGGGG CGGACCGAGAGGTGCAGAGAATATTGCTGGAGCTGCTTAATCAGATGGACGGTTTCGACCAGAACGTCAACGTCAAG GTGATCATGGCTACCAACAGAGCCGACACACTGGACCCAGCCCTGTTACGTCCTGGTCGTCTGGACCGAAAGATCGAATTCCCGCTGCCCGACCGCAGGCAGAAACGTCTCATTTTCTCTACGATCACCAGCAAAATGAACCTCTCTGAGGAGGTGGACCTGGAGGACT ATGTGGCTCGACCAGACAAGATCTCTGGCGCTGATATCAACTCCATCTGCCAGGAG GCTGGCATGTTGGCCGTGCGTGAGAACCGCTACATCGTCCTGGCCAAAGATTTTGAAAAAGCCTACAAGACGGTCATCAAAAAGGACGAGCAGGAGCATGAGTTCTACAAGTAG